In Ipomoea triloba cultivar NCNSP0323 chromosome 7, ASM357664v1, a single genomic region encodes these proteins:
- the LOC116025933 gene encoding uncharacterized protein LOC116025933, which translates to MDTAGGGGVSRRRMLTADRKFDSPNLRDFLRVKEVSNSNGGSDNMAGLTLGDVLCREPRSTTAELPHRTLLDIIRDEPFVSKENRKTWKHFTEKLRLKLPGSACTSTGPDPVPVPADVTPLQQIDNRTTDASRSTRFSAANSASEAERPSVRLIQPELTASSEPPRRESDSATLIVLLQRSSSRAVDRETSRFDEAEANGESREASGGGELEPDARVDQPARLSLMALLAETDREMGIDGAAYVLGEEETEDETAAAAAGDGGKFILENCCVCMVRHKGAAFIPCGHTFCRLCSRELWVQRGSCPLCNNSISEILDIF; encoded by the coding sequence ATGGATACCGCCGGCGGTGGTGGAGTTAGCCGGAGAAGGATGCTGACGGCAGACCGGAAGTTTGATTCTCCAAACCTTAGAGATTTTCTGAGAGTGAAAGAGGTGAGCAACAGCAATGGAGGCAGTGACAATATGGCGGGCCTGACGCTAGGCGATGTGTTGTGTAGAGAGCCAAGATCGACTACGGCGGAGCTGCCGCACCGGACTCTCCTCGATATCATACGGGACGAGCCGTTCGTAAGCAAGGAAAACCGGAAGACATGGAAACACTTTACGGAGAAGCTCCGTCTCAAGCTCCCTGGCTCCGCCTGCACCTCCACCGGTCCcgaccccgtccccgtccccgccgaCGTTACACCGCTCCAGCAGATTGACAATCGGACGACGGATGCGTCGCGTTCCACGCGGTTTTCTGCGGCGAATAGTGCTTCCGAGGCGGAGCGTCCGAGCGTCCGATTGATTCAGCCGGAATTGACGGCATCCTCAGAACCGCCGCGTAGAGAGTCGGATTCAGCTACTTTGATCGTACTACTGCAAAGGAGCTCTAGCCGCGCCGTGGATAGAGAAACCTCGAGATTCGATGAGGCGGAAGCGAACGGTGAAAGCAGAGAAGCTTCCGGCGGCGGTGAGTTAGAACCCGACGCCAGGGTGGACCAACCTGCAAGACTGTCATTAATGGCGTTGCTGGCGGAGACTGACCGCGAAATGGGCATCGACGGCGCCGCTTACGTGCTAGGTGAAGAAGAAACCGAAGACGagaccgccgccgccgccgccggcgacGGCGGAAAGTTCATCCTAGAAAACTGCTGTGTGTGCATGGTCAGACACAAGGGTGCGGCATTTATACCCTGTGGACACACATTCTGCAGGCTATGCTCGAGGGAGCTCTGGGTTCAAAGGGGAAGTTGTCCTCTCTGCAACAATTCAATATCAGAAATTCTTGACATCTTCTGA
- the LOC116024650 gene encoding probable protein phosphatase 2C 59: MGYLNSVLTSSSKPNLADDAPVSGGGLSQNGKFSYGYASCPGKRSTMEDFYETRIDGVDGEVVGLFGVFDGHGGARAAEYVKQNLFSNLISHPSFISDTKSAIADAYNHTDSEFLKSEHTQNKDAGSTASTAILVGDRLLVANVGDSRAVICRGGTAIAVSRDHKPDQKDERQRIEDAGGFVMWAGTWRVGGVLAVSRAFGDRLLKQYVVADPEIKEEKVDSSLEFLILASDGLWDVVTNEEAVSMVKPIPEPEEAAKRLMQEAYQRGSSDNITIIIVRFLANEGDASHSGSG; this comes from the exons ATGGGTTATCTGAATTCAGTCCTGACATCGTCTTCGAAACCGAACCTTGCCGACGATGCGCCGGTCAGCGGTGGCGGTCTCAG CCAGAACGGAAAATTTAGCTATGGATATGCAAGCTGCCCAGGAAAAAGGTCAACAATGGAGGATTTCTACGAGACAAGGATTGATGGTGTAGATGGAGAGGTTGTTGGTCTCTTTGGAGTTTTTGATG GTCATGGAGGTGCTCGAGCTGCAGAGTATGTTAAGCAAAACCTTTTCAGCAATTTGATCAGTCATCCAAGTTTTATTTCTGATACCAAATCAGCAATAG CTGATGCATATAACCATACAGACTCTGAATTTCTGAAATCAGAACATACTCAGAATAAAGATGCTGGATCAACAGCGTCTACTGCTATTCTTGTTGGTGATCGTTTACTGGTTGCAAATGTTGGGGATTCAAGAGCTGTTATTTGCCGTGGTGGGACTG CTATTGCTGTTTCTCGGGATCACAAGCCAGACCAGAAGGATGAGCGACAGCGTATTGAAGATGCTGGAGGCTTTGTCATGTGGGCAG GTACCTGGAGAGTTGGAGGTGTACTTGCTGTTTCCCGAGCATTTGGTGATAGGCTTTTGAAGCAGTATGTTGTTGCAGATCCAGAAATCAAG GAGGAAAAGGTTGACAGTTCACTCGAGTTCCTTATCCTTGCAAGTGACGGGCTGTGGGATGTAGTGACAAATGAG GAAGCTGTGTCGATGGTGAAGCCCATCCCGGAACCTGAGGAAGCAGCAAAGAGACTGATGCAAGAAGCTTATCAAAGAGGCAGCTCAGACAACATCACCATTATCATAGTGCGTTTTCTGGCTAACGAAGGGGATGCCTCTCACAGTGGCTCTGGTTGA